The stretch of DNA TGGTCATGATCGGGCTTTTCTCGCGTTCCCGGACAATCGACCTGGCAATGCGTCCCGCATACCTTTCTTCTCCATACCGTTCAATGAGTCCGGAGAGTTCCTCTTGACTAAGGGATTCCACCAGATCCCTTGCCTGAAGAGGTTGGGATGGATCCATTCTCATATCAAGCGGTCCGGATTTCTGAAAGCTAAATCCCCGGTCGGGATTTTCCAATTGAAGGGTTGAAACACCCAAATCGGCCAATATCCCGTGAAAGGTCCCTTTTCTTTCTGAATGAATCACCTGGCTCACATGCCTGAAATCGGAGTGATAAAAAAAATATCTTCCTTGATATTTTTCCCGAAGCCTTTCGTCCGCCTGGGTTAATGCGGTCTGATCTCTATCCAGGCCGAAAAGTCTCCCATCGGGCGAAGATTTTTCCAAAATGGCTTCGCTATGTCCGCCTCCACCTACGGTACAATCAAGATAGGATTTCCCGGGCCCGACCCTCAGATAGGAAATCACTTCGTCACACATCACCGGAAAATGCTGAATCAATTCAGAACCCCAGCTTAATGAGCAACTGCTTCATTCGATTCTGCGTGTCAGGGTGCGCGTTAATGGATTCCTGCGCTTTCCAGCTTTCAAGATCCCAAATTTCAAATTTGTGGTAATGACCGAGGAAGATAATTTCCCGCCCCAGGCGGGCATGCCGGCGAAGGTCATTTGAAAGGAGTATTCTCCCCTGTTTGTCAATCAAACACTCTTCTGCCGTTGCAAAAAAGAATCGGGCAAATCGCTGGATATCTTCCTCAACTCTCGGAAGATTCTGAATTTTTTCCGCAACCTGACGCCAGGCCTCCTGAGGGTAAACCGAAAGACAATGGTCCAGATCTCTGGCGACCACCAAGGTCGTTTCTTTCTTTTTTGAGGTCAGCTTTTCCCTGAATTTGCCAGGTATGCTCACCCTCCCTTTTTCGTCGATGTTATATTCAAACTGGCCAAGAAACATCCCACTTTTCCCCACTTTTCCCCATAAAATGGAGTATACACTTTAGAAATATGATGTCAAGAATAAATTCGCTGCTCCATTTGAAAAAAATAAAGGAGTCGCCTGGCGTGAATCAATAAACAGGATTTACACTATCGGAGGATGGAGTTTCTAGAGTGACTGAACAAGTTGGGAAACGAAGACTTCGACGATTTTTGGATCAAATTGAGTCCCCGAATTGCGTTTCAGCTCTTCGATGGCCTGATCTCGGGTCAGTTTTGGACGGTAGGGACGGACGGATATCATCGCATGATAAGCTTCCGCAATTCCCAGGATTCGGGCCAGAAAAGGGATTTCTTCCCCTTTCAAGCCATTGGGGTACCCATGCCCGTCGAATCGTTCATGATGATAAAGGATCGCGGGAAGAACCAGTTCCATTTGGGACGACTTCTTAAGAAGCATTTGAGCCAGGCTGGGATGGGCCTGAATAATCTTGACCTCTTCCGGAGAAAGAGGACCCGGTTTGTTCAATACCCTGTCCGGGATACTGACTGTTCCAATATTATGGAGGAAACTGGCCAGCTGAAGACTCTTTTTCTGATCGTCGTTGAGTTCTAACGCATCTCCCAAGAGCGTGGCATATTCCACAACACCATCTGTATGACCCCGGGTATACGGGCACTTTGCATCAATGGCCATCGCCAGATCCCGAATCGTCGTAATCTTGGGATCTGTGAGAAGATCGTCCAGTTTTCTCTTGTCTTTCTCGATCGCCGATTTGAGCGTCTCGCTGTAACAGCAAACCCGGTTTCGGCCTTCATTTTTCGCAAAATAGAGCGCCTGATCGGCCATGATAATCAACTCTTCCCGGGTTTTCGTATCTTCCGGAAAGGAAGAGATCCCTATGCTCACCGTGACATGGACAAAGTGTCCTGGAACAGCCACAAAGTGATTTCCTTCAATGGATTGCCGGATTCTTTCCGCGACAACCTTGGCGTCCTCTTTCGAAGTTTGAGGAAGAATTACGGTAAACTCTTCGCCGCCGTATCGGGAAGGAATATCCGCATTTCGGATCCCTTTTCTGATAAGCCGGACAATCTCCTTTAGGACCTGATCTCCCGTCACGTGACCATGGGTATCATTTAACGTCTTAAAATGGTCGATATCCAGTATGAGAACAGAAAAGAGATTGCCGTACCGGTTGCCTCGTTCCACTTCCTCCAGGAGCCGGTTTTGAAATTCCCGGTGGTTATAAAGCCCCGTCAGACTATCTGTCACGGCCTGCTTTTCGACCCCCTCCAGAAACCAGGCATTGTCAATGGCGACTGCGGTGTGGACTGCCAGCGTTGAAAGGGCCACTTTCTCTTCTTCTGAAAAGGGCGTTCCTTCTATCTTATTCATGACATTGAGCACTCCCATCACTTTTTCCTGCTTAAAGAGAGGGACAGAGAGAATCTGGCGGATAGCAGGCTGATGTTCCGGCGTCGCTTTCCAGCGAGGGTGGATAAGAGGTTCTTCTATCACCACGGGTTCACGTTCGGAATAGCCCATACCCAATAAACCTTGCAACGGAACGGGCGTGAGCAAATTTTCCGGGTTCATTTGAAATCCGGACAGGGTGGTATGGACTATTTCTGTCTTCTCCGGATCGAGCAGGATCAGGACTGCGCACTCCGTATGAATGAGCTCCCGGGCACCGTCCACCAAAATCTGAGTCAGTGTATCGACCCTTCTTTCTTTGGCAACAGACAGGGATATCTCCTGAAGTTTTCGGGTCCTCGTGGAGGATTCTGCCAGACGTCGCTTGATTTGATTGTTTTCAATTGTCTTTTGTACAACGATCGAGATGGTCTCAAGGTAATTCTTATTTTTAATAATATATTCGCTGGCCCCTTTTTTCATGGATTCTACCGCGATCTTTTCATCGCCCTGACCCGTGACCATAATGACCGGTATGGCATGGCCTTCATCCCGAATCTTTCCGAGCACCTCCAAACCATTCATGCGGGGAAGACTATAATCGAGAATTATGGCATCGAAATGGTCTTTTCCAAGCCACTCCAGCGCAGTGAGTCCATTATCCGCGGCCAGAATTTCAAAACCCGCTTCGTGGGCCTGAAACGCTTCGATCATCATCTCCTGTTGGTCGGGATTATCTTCAATCAGGAGCAATTTAAACGGCTTCTTGGGCATAAGTCCTTCTACTATGCGTTATCGTGCTTCGGGCCACTGTTGGTCGTCAGCCAGTAGAGCTTGAGTGACTTTATTTTTTCAGAAAAATCCTTGAATTGAACCGGCTTGGTGATAAAACTATTGACACCCATGGCATAGCATTTCAAGATCTCCTCGCCCCGATCTGAAGTCGTCAGCATAATCACCGGAATGACTTTCAGATCGACATCCTCCTTAATCTTTTTTAAAACATCGATTCCACTCAATTTAGGCAGGTTGATATCGAGCAAAATCATATCGGGGCGTATTGCCTTTTCGTACACTCCCTTTTTATGAAGGTAATCGATGACCTCCTGACCATCCTTGACCCAATGAACAAGGATACCGTCATCACCCTCTTCCAGCGACGATTTCGTCATTTCGGCGTGATCGGGATCGTCTTCGACCAGCAACACCACAATCTGCATTGTAAAAAGCTCCGTTCGAGGTCCCTAAAAAATATTTCCCCTGAATTTAAACATACCATGAATCAAACCAGTGTCAATCTTCTTTGTCCTCAATTTCTAGGAAATTTCACGAAAAAGGTCGTGCCCGCCCCTTTTTGTGATTCCAGCCAAATTTTCCCGCCGCCCATATCGACAATTTTCTTGACAATAGAGAGACCCACTCCGGTTCCTTCGACAGTTACCTCTTTTAATCGATGGAAAACGCCGAATATTTTGTCAAAATAATTCGGATCAATTCCGATTCCATTATCTTTGACATAAAATTCTATACTGTCTTTTTCCTCTCGACCTCCTATTTCAATTCTGGGATGGGGTTGGTCACCCATAAACTTTTCGGCGTTCGTAATCAGATTTTGAAAAAGGTGAGTCAGATGGCCCCGCTCATATTTGAAATCAGGCAACGAGGGAACGATCACCGCTTCGATTCCTTTTTCACGAAACCGCTCTTTATGGATAGCTAGGATCTCTTTCAGCGTGTCATGGAGGTCAACTATTTCAGGATTTTCCTGCTTTCGACCGATTCTCGACAGGGAGAGGAGATCATTGATCAGGTCTTCCATATAGTTCGTATTGGCGACGATCCTGTCCAGGTAATGTCTCCCCTTTTCATCAATCTGATTCCCATATTTGTTTAAAAAGAGGGAAGCCATGCC from Nitrospirota bacterium encodes:
- a CDS encoding response regulator, coding for MQIVVLLVEDDPDHAEMTKSSLEEGDDGILVHWVKDGQEVIDYLHKKGVYEKAIRPDMILLDINLPKLSGIDVLKKIKEDVDLKVIPVIMLTTSDRGEEILKCYAMGVNSFITKPVQFKDFSEKIKSLKLYWLTTNSGPKHDNA
- the mraZ gene encoding division/cell wall cluster transcriptional repressor MraZ — protein: MFLGQFEYNIDEKGRVSIPGKFREKLTSKKKETTLVVARDLDHCLSVYPQEAWRQVAEKIQNLPRVEEDIQRFARFFFATAEECLIDKQGRILLSNDLRRHARLGREIIFLGHYHKFEIWDLESWKAQESINAHPDTQNRMKQLLIKLGF
- the rsmH gene encoding 16S rRNA (cytosine(1402)-N(4))-methyltransferase RsmH, whose product is MCDEVISYLRVGPGKSYLDCTVGGGGHSEAILEKSSPDGRLFGLDRDQTALTQADERLREKYQGRYFFYHSDFRHVSQVIHSERKGTFHGILADLGVSTLQLENPDRGFSFQKSGPLDMRMDPSQPLQARDLVESLSQEELSGLIERYGEERYAGRIARSIVREREKSPIMTTGQLSELIKKSVPSQYRYGRIHPATRTFQALRIAVNRELDLLSEFIREIFQYLAIGGRLAIISFHSLEDRIVKRTFLDLVQKRKKDPLFQWTKKPVSPGESEVKVNPASRSAKMRVIERRA
- a CDS encoding diguanylate cyclase; amino-acid sequence: MPKKPFKLLLIEDNPDQQEMMIEAFQAHEAGFEILAADNGLTALEWLGKDHFDAIILDYSLPRMNGLEVLGKIRDEGHAIPVIMVTGQGDEKIAVESMKKGASEYIIKNKNYLETISIVVQKTIENNQIKRRLAESSTRTRKLQEISLSVAKERRVDTLTQILVDGARELIHTECAVLILLDPEKTEIVHTTLSGFQMNPENLLTPVPLQGLLGMGYSEREPVVIEEPLIHPRWKATPEHQPAIRQILSVPLFKQEKVMGVLNVMNKIEGTPFSEEEKVALSTLAVHTAVAIDNAWFLEGVEKQAVTDSLTGLYNHREFQNRLLEEVERGNRYGNLFSVLILDIDHFKTLNDTHGHVTGDQVLKEIVRLIRKGIRNADIPSRYGGEEFTVILPQTSKEDAKVVAERIRQSIEGNHFVAVPGHFVHVTVSIGISSFPEDTKTREELIIMADQALYFAKNEGRNRVCCYSETLKSAIEKDKRKLDDLLTDPKITTIRDLAMAIDAKCPYTRGHTDGVVEYATLLGDALELNDDQKKSLQLASFLHNIGTVSIPDRVLNKPGPLSPEEVKIIQAHPSLAQMLLKKSSQMELVLPAILYHHERFDGHGYPNGLKGEEIPFLARILGIAEAYHAMISVRPYRPKLTRDQAIEELKRNSGTQFDPKIVEVFVSQLVQSL